CGCCGAACCCGCGCCCTTTGATGCTGGGCGATTCGCCGCGCAGGAAGCCCTTGAGGTCCATACCCGAGCAGAATGTGCCACCCGCACCGGTCAGGATGCCGACCCGCAAGCTGTCGTCCGCGTCGAGCCGGTCCATCGCCTCAGCGATCCCTTCGGCTGCAGCCTTGTTCATCGCGTTCTTGGCTTCAGGGCGGTTGATCGTGACGATCAGGATCCCGTCTTCCTCACGCGTCAGCACATCTTCGCTCACCGGCACTCTCCCATTTCGTTTTGAAACTTGCTTGTACTCGTGCTGGCCAAGGTTTACGCAAACGTCAACCCGATTCCCGAACGAACACAAAAGAGGACTTCCAATGGCAGAAGCATATATCATCGACGCGGTGCGCACACCGCGCGGTATTGGTAAGGTCGGCAAGGGCGCGCTGGCGCACATGCACCCGCAGCACGTCGCCGCGACGGTGCTCAAGGCGATTGCCGAACGCAACCATCTCGACACCAAGGACGTCGATGATGTGATCTGGTCGGTCAGCACCCAGAAGGGCAAGCAAGGTGGCGACCTGGGCCGGATGGCCGCGCTCGACGCGGGTTACGACCAGACCAGCTCGGGCATGACGCTCGACCGCTTCTGCGGCGGCGGCATCACCAGCGTGAACCTCGCGGCTGCACAGATCATGAGCGGCATGGCCGACCTGGTGGTTGCCGGGGGCACCGAGATGATGAGCTACACCTCGTCCTCGACACAGGAGGAAATGCAGGCTGGCCTGATGCCGCTGGGCATGGGCGCGGGCAACGAACGGCTGCGCGAAGTGCACCCACAGAGCCACCAGGGCGTGTGCGGCGACGCGATTGCGACGATGGAAGGCTTCACCCGCGAAGACCTCGACGCGCTCGCATTGCGCAGCCAGCAGAAGGCCGCCGTCGCCATCGCTGAAGGCCGGTTCGACAAGTCGGTGATCCCGGTGGTCGATGTCGAAGGCAACGTGGTGCTCGACAAGGAAGAGTTTCCCCGTCCGCAGACCACCGCCGAAGGCCTCGCCGAGCTCAAGCCCAGCTTCGAGAAGATTGCCGATGCTCCGCTCGACGAAAAGGGCACGACCTTCCGCAAGCTGATCAACCAGAAGTATCCGGACCTCGACATCAAGCACTTCCACCATGCAGGCAACAGCTCGGGCGTGGTCGATGGTTCGGCAGCTATCCTGCTTGCGAGCAAGGACTACGCGAAGGCGCACGGGATGAAGCCGCGCGCACGGATCGTCGCCACCGCGAATCAGGGTGATGACCCTACGCTGATGCTCAACGCCCCAGTCCCGGCGGCAAAGAAGGTCCTCGAGAAGGCAGGCCTCACCAAGGACGACATCGACCTGTGGGAGATCAACGAAGCGTTTTCTGTAGTCGCCGCGAAGTTCATCCGCGATCTCGACCTGCCCGACGACAAGGTCAACGTGAACGGCGGCGCGATGGCGCTGGGCCACCCGATTGGCGCAACCGGTTCGATCCTGATCGGCACGATCGTCGATGAACTGGAGCGGCAGAACAAGCGCTACGGCCTCGTTACGATGTGCGCGGCGGGCGGGATGGCCCCGGCGATCATCGTCGAGCGGGTGGACGATTTCGTCGACTGACCCCCCAATCCCTCGGATAAAATGCTGGCGGCGGGCTTTGACAAAAGGTTCGCCGCTTGCTATTTGGTTTCATACGAAACTAGTTTAGCGATTACCGAGGACACATTCATGGCCGACCTGTTCGAAAATCCCATCGGGCTCGACGGATTCGAGTTCGTCGAATTCTGCGCGCCGGACAAGGGCGTGCTGGAACCGGTGTTCGAAGGCATGGGCTTCACCCACGTTGCTAGCCACCGCTCGAAGGATGTCGACCTGTGGCGCCAAGGCGGGATCAACCTGATCGCCAATTACGAACCGCGCAGCGCCGCGTGGTTCTTCGCCCGCGAGCACGGCCCTTCGGCGTGCGGCATGGCGTTCCGCGTGAAGGATGCGCGCAAGGCCTATGCCGAACTGCTCGCCCGCGGCGCCGAGCCGGTCCAGGTCCAGACCGGGCCGATGGAGCTGCACATCCCGGCGATCCGCGGCATCGGCGGGGCAATCCTCTACCTCGTCGATCGCTACGACGGCGACGCCGGGCAGGGGCTGACGATCTACGACATCGATTTCGAATACCTTCCGGGGGTCGAGAAAAACCCCGAAGGCGCGGGCTTCAAGCTGATCGATCACCTGACCCACAACGTCTATGGCGGACGGATGAAGTACTGGGCGGACTACTACGAGAAGCTGTTCAACTTCCGCGAAATCCGTTTTTTTGACATCAAAGGCGAATACACCGGGCTGACTTCCAAGGCGCTCACGGCGCCAGACGGCAAGATTCGCATCCCGCTCAACGAGGAAGGCGAAGGCGGCAAGGGCCAGATCGAGGAATTCCTGCGCGACTTCAACGGCGAAGGCATCCAGCATATTGCCTTGATCTGCGACGACCTGATCGCTGCATGGGACCGGCTCAAGGCGCTGGGCGTGCCGTTCATGACTGCTCCGCCGCAGGCCTATTACGACATGCTCGAAGAGCGCCTCCCGGGTCACGGCGAAGATGCCAACGCGCTGGGGATGCGCGGCATCCTGCTCGACGGCACGACCGAAGGCGGAAGCCCACGCCTCCTGCTGCAGATCTTCGCGCAGGCACAGGTCGGCCCGGTATTCTTCGAATTCATCCAGCGCAAGGGTGACGATGGGTTCGGCGAAGGCAACTTCAAGGCGCTGTTCGAAAGCATGGAGCGCGACCAAATCGAGCGCGGCACGCTCAATGTCGAGGAACCGGCACAATGACCGCGCACCCGATCAAACTCGGCGGGGTCCACCATGCGGCCTATCGCTGCAAGGACGCCAAAGAGACCGTCGAATGGTACGGCCGCGTCCTCGGCATGGACTACACCACTGCTTTCGCCGAGGACCACGTGCCTTCGACCGGCGAATACGATCCCTACATGCATGTGTTTCTCGACGCCGGTAACGGCAACGTGCTGGCGTTCTTCGAGCTGCCCAACCAGCCGGAGATGGGCCGCGACGAGCACACACCCGCGTGGGTCCAGCACCTGGCATTCCGGGTCGGCAGCGAAGAAGAACTGCTTGCCGCCAAGGAACACGTCGAAGCGCAAGGCATCGAAGTGCTTGGCCCGACGCACCACGGCATCTTCAAGTCGATCTATTTCTTCGACCCAAATGGCCACCGGGTGGAGCTTGCCGCCGACATCGGCACCGACGAGCAATACGCCGAACTGCGGCGCGTCGCTCCGTTGATGCTCGAGGAATGGAGCCAGACCAAGAAGGCTCCGCGCCACGCCGACTGGCTGCACGAGGTCGCCCGCGCCGAACACGGGAACTGATTTCCGGCGTCAATCCCGCCACAGCGGTCGCCACCAGTCCTCGTTAGCGAGGTACCAGCGCACTGATTGCGTCAGCCCGGCTACAAAATCGTATTGCGGCGCGTAGCCCAGATCGGTCCGCGCCCGAGCAGAATCGATCGCGTAGCGTCGGTCGTGCCCCGCGCGATCGGCTACGAATGACTTGAGTTCGGCGGTCGCGCGGCCTTGCGCTGCCGGGGCGTCAGGGAAGCGTTCGGCGAGTTCGGGATCGGTGGCAAAGGCGCTGTCGACCGCGTCGCACAGGGCATCGATCACCGCCATGTTGGGCAGTTCCGCTCCGCCGCCGATAGGGTAGGTTTCGCCGACAATCCCCCGCTCCAGACACAGTTCGATTGCGCGGCAATGGTCCTCGACATGGAGCCAGTCGCGCACGTTCATCCCGTCGCCGTAGATCGGCAGGGCGATCCCGTGCAGCGCGTTGAGCAGGAACAGCGGGATCAGCTTTTCGGGGTGCTGGTAGGGACCATAGTTGTTCGAACAATTGCTGGTCGTCACCGCCAGTCCGTAGGTGTTGTGATAGGCCCGCACCAAGTGGTCCGCCGCCGCTTTGGAGGCCGAATAGGGAGAGTTGGGCGCATAGGGCGATGCCTCGCTGAACGGCGGCGCGCCCTCCCCGAGCGAGCCGAAAACTTCGTCGGTCGAGATATGGTGGAACCAGTGGTCGCGCCCGCCGCCCTGCTCCAGCCATACCGCCCGCGCCGCCTTGAGCAGGCTGTGCGTACCGACGACATTCGTTTCGACGAAGGCATCCGGCCCGGCGATCGAGCGGTCGACGTGGCTTTCCGCCGCGAAGTGGACGATCGTGCCGATATCGCGCTCGCGCAACAGCTTCTCGACCAATGCGGTGTCGCGGATATCGCCGATCACCAACTCGGCCTGTGCGATCCCGGCAATGGTCGCGGGGTTCCCAGCATATGTCAGGCTGTCGAGCACAGTCAGGCCGTCGCCCGGATGGCGTTCGGCCCAGTAGCGCACGAAATTGCCGCCAATGAACCCGGCGCCTCCGGTTACGAGCAGGTTGGCCATAGCCCGCCCCCCATCAGCCGAGCAGCCGCAGCAGGTAGGCGCCGTAGCCCGAATTCATCAGCGAGCGAGCGATCTGTTCCAACTGCGCGTCGTCGATGAACCCCTGCCGCCAGGCGATCTCTTCGGGGCAGCACACCTTCACACCCTGCCGCTCTTCGAGGATGCGCACAAACGTGCCGGCATCGAGCAACGAATTGTGCGTGCCGGTGTCGAGCCACGCGAAGCCGCGCCCCAGGATTTCGACCGCAAGTTGTCCGTCTACGAGGTAGGACCGGTTGAGGTCGGTGATCTCGTATTCGCCGCGCGCCGAGGGTTGCAATTCTTTCGCCCGATCCACCGCCGTGCCGTCGTAGAAATAGAGCCCGGTGACGGCATATCTGGATGCAGGGCGGGCAGGCTTTTCCTCGATCGAGACTGCCCGACCCGAAGCGTCGAAGCCGATCACGCCGTAGTTCCCCGGATCGTCGACATGCGTTGCGAATACACTCGCCCCTGCGGCCCGCCTATCCGCCGTAGCGAGCAGTTCGGGCATTCCGTGGCCGTAGAAGATGTTGTCGCCCAGCACGAGCGCGCTCGGATCGCTGCCGACGAATCCGGCGGCTACGTGATAGGCCTGCGCAATCCCCTCGGGCTTTAACTGCGCAGCATAGGACAGTGCCACGCCGAAGTCCGATCCGTCGCCCAGCACGCGCTGGAATTGCGCGGCATCTTCGGCCGTGGTGATCACCACTATATCGCGGATTCCCGCCAACATCAGCGTGCACAGCGGGTAATAGACCAGCGGCTTGTCGTAGACCGGCATCAGCTGCTTAGAAACGCCACGGGTCAGCGGATAGAGCCGCGTCCCGGTGCCACCGGCGAGGATGATCCCCTTGCGCCCCGTCGATTGCATAACCCGCTTCACCTCGCACTGCCTGCGCCGCCTGCTTCGCAAGGGCCGCGAGGCAGGTCAACCGCGATCGCGGGATTGCAGTGCGCTCAGCCGGCCTTGCGAAGTTCGATCGGCCCGGCAACCACGGCGGGTTGGTCGGGCCATATGCCGCGAGTGTCGTAGACGACCTTGTCGGCGCGCTCCGCCAGCGGGACCGACTTGAATACGTCGTGATCGACCAGCACGATCATCACGTCGCACGCTTCCAGCGCGGTATCGATATCGACCTGGACCGCGCCGGTGCCTTCGAAC
Above is a window of Tsuneonella mangrovi DNA encoding:
- the rfbB gene encoding dTDP-glucose 4,6-dehydratase encodes the protein MANLLVTGGAGFIGGNFVRYWAERHPGDGLTVLDSLTYAGNPATIAGIAQAELVIGDIRDTALVEKLLRERDIGTIVHFAAESHVDRSIAGPDAFVETNVVGTHSLLKAARAVWLEQGGGRDHWFHHISTDEVFGSLGEGAPPFSEASPYAPNSPYSASKAAADHLVRAYHNTYGLAVTTSNCSNNYGPYQHPEKLIPLFLLNALHGIALPIYGDGMNVRDWLHVEDHCRAIELCLERGIVGETYPIGGGAELPNMAVIDALCDAVDSAFATDPELAERFPDAPAAQGRATAELKSFVADRAGHDRRYAIDSARARTDLGYAPQYDFVAGLTQSVRWYLANEDWWRPLWRD
- the hppD gene encoding 4-hydroxyphenylpyruvate dioxygenase; this translates as MADLFENPIGLDGFEFVEFCAPDKGVLEPVFEGMGFTHVASHRSKDVDLWRQGGINLIANYEPRSAAWFFAREHGPSACGMAFRVKDARKAYAELLARGAEPVQVQTGPMELHIPAIRGIGGAILYLVDRYDGDAGQGLTIYDIDFEYLPGVEKNPEGAGFKLIDHLTHNVYGGRMKYWADYYEKLFNFREIRFFDIKGEYTGLTSKALTAPDGKIRIPLNEEGEGGKGQIEEFLRDFNGEGIQHIALICDDLIAAWDRLKALGVPFMTAPPQAYYDMLEERLPGHGEDANALGMRGILLDGTTEGGSPRLLLQIFAQAQVGPVFFEFIQRKGDDGFGEGNFKALFESMERDQIERGTLNVEEPAQ
- a CDS encoding acetyl-CoA C-acetyltransferase, producing the protein MAEAYIIDAVRTPRGIGKVGKGALAHMHPQHVAATVLKAIAERNHLDTKDVDDVIWSVSTQKGKQGGDLGRMAALDAGYDQTSSGMTLDRFCGGGITSVNLAAAQIMSGMADLVVAGGTEMMSYTSSSTQEEMQAGLMPLGMGAGNERLREVHPQSHQGVCGDAIATMEGFTREDLDALALRSQQKAAVAIAEGRFDKSVIPVVDVEGNVVLDKEEFPRPQTTAEGLAELKPSFEKIADAPLDEKGTTFRKLINQKYPDLDIKHFHHAGNSSGVVDGSAAILLASKDYAKAHGMKPRARIVATANQGDDPTLMLNAPVPAAKKVLEKAGLTKDDIDLWEINEAFSVVAAKFIRDLDLPDDKVNVNGGAMALGHPIGATGSILIGTIVDELERQNKRYGLVTMCAAGGMAPAIIVERVDDFVD
- the rfbA gene encoding glucose-1-phosphate thymidylyltransferase RfbA — encoded protein: MQSTGRKGIILAGGTGTRLYPLTRGVSKQLMPVYDKPLVYYPLCTLMLAGIRDIVVITTAEDAAQFQRVLGDGSDFGVALSYAAQLKPEGIAQAYHVAAGFVGSDPSALVLGDNIFYGHGMPELLATADRRAAGASVFATHVDDPGNYGVIGFDASGRAVSIEEKPARPASRYAVTGLYFYDGTAVDRAKELQPSARGEYEITDLNRSYLVDGQLAVEILGRGFAWLDTGTHNSLLDAGTFVRILEERQGVKVCCPEEIAWRQGFIDDAQLEQIARSLMNSGYGAYLLRLLG
- a CDS encoding VOC family protein — translated: MTAHPIKLGGVHHAAYRCKDAKETVEWYGRVLGMDYTTAFAEDHVPSTGEYDPYMHVFLDAGNGNVLAFFELPNQPEMGRDEHTPAWVQHLAFRVGSEEELLAAKEHVEAQGIEVLGPTHHGIFKSIYFFDPNGHRVELAADIGTDEQYAELRRVAPLMLEEWSQTKKAPRHADWLHEVARAEHGN